One region of Thermoplasma sp. Kam2015 genomic DNA includes:
- a CDS encoding SMP-30/gluconolactonase/LRE family protein, translating to MDPEIIFKKIDDLGEGPTFDEKRNRVYWVDIRGKKFHYLNLDNSEMKTFASIGMISSIVPTDSNMMAATVDHGLYLIDDNGKHTLLIEVEKEQKSTRFNDGKADPFGNYVAGTMDLEEKRPIGSLYVLTGKTIRRILDNLTISNGIAWNTKKKVFYHIDTPKRRVEAYSYDSRMNIERMGTAVDFRNEVGNPDGMTIDAEGNLWVAHWGGNRITVHDPEKQKKIDEIKFPAQNITSCVFAGDGLHDLYVSSASNGNADDLGGSLFRVKTEYTGSRTFVFSVP from the coding sequence ATGGATCCAGAAATTATTTTTAAGAAGATAGACGATCTGGGCGAAGGCCCTACTTTTGACGAAAAGAGGAACAGAGTTTACTGGGTTGACATAAGAGGTAAGAAATTTCACTACCTGAATCTTGATAATTCTGAGATGAAGACTTTCGCTTCCATCGGGATGATATCGTCCATAGTGCCAACTGACAGCAATATGATGGCTGCCACAGTCGATCATGGTTTGTATCTTATTGACGATAACGGAAAGCACACACTGCTGATTGAGGTTGAAAAGGAACAGAAGTCCACAAGGTTCAACGACGGCAAGGCAGATCCGTTCGGTAACTATGTTGCCGGCACCATGGATCTTGAGGAAAAGAGGCCCATAGGATCACTCTACGTTCTGACAGGAAAGACCATCAGGCGTATTCTCGATAATCTGACGATATCAAACGGCATAGCTTGGAACACGAAGAAGAAAGTATTCTATCACATCGATACGCCGAAGAGAAGGGTCGAGGCCTACTCATATGACAGCAGGATGAACATAGAGAGGATGGGTACGGCTGTGGATTTCAGAAACGAGGTGGGAAATCCAGACGGCATGACCATCGATGCTGAAGGTAATCTATGGGTTGCGCACTGGGGGGGTAACAGGATAACGGTTCATGATCCGGAAAAGCAGAAAAAGATAGATGAGATAAAGTTCCCAGCCCAGAATATAACATCATGCGTGTTTGCAGGTGATGGGCTGCATGACCTTTACGTTTCATCCGCTTCAAATGGAAATGCGGACGATCTCGGTGGAAGTCTCTTCCGCGTGAAAACTGAATACACAGGATCAAGGACCTTTGTATTCAGCGTTCCCTGA
- a CDS encoding DNA alkylation response protein, with protein MKFDFSNIFLSKGLDYFSDDLVLQDVLNYLGYDADEKLSEMGRYVSTEMIEDSIFIDHYGEPALQTWGILDNRTDGIWISRTHQNMIDRLLDMGVVSRIVEKDDLMYHFISGYLISDSGLFCTLTLTGQTAYGLKKYGGEDLEVFLKHYANRDHWLGATYYTEIQGGSDLGANQTTAVKSGKKYILNGENKYFASNAGLADGAVVTARMQGAKPGAKGISVFFVPTIRSDGTRNYEIRRIKDKLGTIMVPTGEVVLKDSEGYLIGDEKNGIYIALEILEVSRIDDAIAAVGIARKALWEAYLYSKRRTAFGKPIIDHPLMLRDLAEMESEVEASTVLSMVAADMFSRASHLKPPYDDQYHMARAFTHMAKNVASWSSDYVTRYAMEVFGGKGFLKEFPIEKFHRDSIVTSLWEGTSNIQALDFLELMQKKGIDEKIFTLIWNIMENLSSDNAAIVKSAFDSVRERVLAYRNSGNVEYFAKDMLNLFGYLSSLAYMFSVSEKTGNVGMQMAARIYYYRHFLGSLPPDIPFGDLHRVVDWMNIGGGEKVIEVK; from the coding sequence ATGAAATTTGATTTCTCAAATATATTTCTGAGCAAGGGGCTGGATTATTTCTCCGATGATCTGGTTCTGCAAGATGTTCTGAATTATCTGGGATACGATGCTGATGAGAAACTCTCCGAGATGGGTAGGTACGTCAGCACGGAGATGATAGAGGATTCGATATTCATTGATCATTACGGTGAGCCCGCCCTGCAGACCTGGGGTATCCTCGATAACCGTACGGATGGAATATGGATATCAAGAACGCATCAGAACATGATCGATAGATTGCTGGATATGGGTGTTGTATCTCGCATCGTTGAGAAAGACGATCTCATGTACCATTTCATCTCTGGATATCTTATATCTGATTCCGGTCTGTTCTGCACTCTGACACTGACGGGGCAGACTGCATACGGTCTTAAGAAATACGGAGGAGAGGATCTCGAGGTCTTTCTGAAGCACTATGCTAACCGAGATCACTGGCTTGGTGCCACCTATTACACGGAGATACAGGGTGGAAGTGATCTCGGCGCAAACCAAACCACCGCGGTTAAATCTGGCAAGAAATATATACTGAACGGTGAGAACAAGTACTTCGCAAGCAATGCGGGCCTGGCCGATGGTGCAGTGGTCACAGCAAGAATGCAGGGTGCGAAGCCAGGTGCAAAGGGCATATCAGTCTTCTTCGTGCCCACGATCAGATCCGACGGTACGCGTAACTATGAGATACGAAGGATAAAGGACAAGCTGGGCACCATAATGGTGCCAACTGGCGAGGTGGTGCTCAAAGATTCTGAAGGATATCTGATTGGCGATGAGAAGAATGGCATATACATAGCGCTGGAGATACTTGAAGTTTCAAGAATAGATGACGCCATAGCTGCGGTGGGTATAGCGCGAAAAGCCCTCTGGGAGGCATATCTCTATTCCAAAAGAAGGACGGCATTCGGAAAGCCCATAATCGATCATCCCCTCATGCTGAGGGATCTGGCGGAGATGGAATCTGAGGTGGAGGCATCGACTGTGCTCTCAATGGTTGCGGCCGACATGTTCAGCAGGGCATCACATTTGAAGCCTCCCTACGACGATCAGTACCATATGGCCAGGGCCTTTACGCACATGGCAAAGAACGTGGCATCATGGTCCAGCGATTATGTCACAAGATATGCGATGGAGGTCTTTGGTGGAAAGGGCTTCCTGAAGGAATTCCCCATAGAGAAGTTCCACAGGGACTCGATCGTTACATCGTTATGGGAGGGGACGAGCAACATCCAGGCGCTTGATTTTCTGGAGCTTATGCAGAAGAAGGGTATAGACGAAAAGATCTTCACGCTGATATGGAACATTATGGAGAATCTCTCATCTGACAATGCGGCCATAGTAAAGTCGGCATTCGATTCCGTCCGTGAAAGGGTTCTGGCATATAGGAACTCTGGAAATGTGGAGTATTTTGCCAAGGACATGCTCAACCTCTTCGGCTACCTCTCCTCTCTCGCGTACATGTTTTCTGTATCTGAAAAAACAGGGAATGTTGGAATGCAGATGGCCGCAAGGATATATTACTATAGGCATTTTCTGGGATCATTGCCACCTGATATTCCATTCGGGGATCTGCACAGGGTCGTTGACTGGATGAACATAGGTGGTGGCGAAAAGGTCATAGAGGTAAAATGA
- a CDS encoding argininosuccinate synthase, giving the protein MEKALLLYSGGLDTSVMISWLQEKLSLSVSTLTLDVGNTDLNAIAAKAESLGAYPVFVHDAKDQFADRFIAKSIMSNGNYEGYPLSTALARPLMAEEAVHYAHKIGAKYIVHGSTGRGNDQVRFEVSIKAFDPSIEVLAPVREWNMMRSDEIEYAKTHGIPVKLDGKYSIDENIWGRSVEGPDIEDIGKGLPEDVYEWIVPPWKAEKNVEITLAFDGGIPTEMNGEKMKLSDLIMKLNALAGSAGIGLIDHVENRVVGLKSHEVYECPAAAVITHAHRYLESLILNRNEAEVKMMLDWHFSKFVYGGLWHDPVMNAINAAEAEFNRDITGEIRMKLFGGHIFNEGAWGSTFIYNRDLINYSSSKFDQRVSKGFIEVYGNATVHSHNRKTAVDQEMAGSYFDL; this is encoded by the coding sequence ATGGAAAAAGCTCTTCTGCTTTATTCTGGAGGTCTTGATACATCCGTAATGATAAGCTGGCTTCAGGAGAAATTGTCGCTTAGCGTCTCAACGCTCACTCTTGATGTGGGCAATACGGATTTGAACGCGATTGCTGCCAAAGCCGAATCGCTGGGTGCGTATCCAGTTTTTGTTCATGATGCCAAGGATCAATTTGCAGACAGATTCATCGCAAAATCGATTATGTCCAATGGAAACTACGAAGGATATCCTCTTTCAACTGCTTTAGCAAGGCCCCTCATGGCAGAAGAGGCTGTTCATTATGCGCATAAAATTGGAGCCAAATACATAGTCCATGGGTCTACTGGCAGGGGAAACGATCAGGTGAGGTTCGAGGTTTCCATAAAGGCATTTGATCCCTCCATAGAAGTTCTGGCTCCTGTGAGGGAATGGAACATGATGCGCAGCGACGAGATAGAATACGCAAAAACCCATGGGATACCTGTGAAGCTGGACGGCAAATATTCCATAGACGAGAACATTTGGGGGAGATCCGTTGAGGGCCCCGATATTGAAGATATCGGAAAGGGGTTGCCTGAGGATGTCTATGAATGGATCGTTCCACCATGGAAGGCGGAAAAGAATGTTGAGATCACGCTTGCCTTCGACGGTGGCATTCCCACGGAGATGAATGGTGAAAAGATGAAGCTCTCGGATCTGATCATGAAGCTGAATGCCCTCGCTGGATCGGCCGGGATCGGACTCATCGATCACGTGGAAAACAGGGTCGTGGGACTCAAGAGTCATGAGGTTTATGAATGCCCTGCCGCAGCTGTGATCACCCACGCCCACAGATATCTGGAGTCCCTGATCCTCAACAGGAATGAAGCAGAGGTAAAGATGATGCTAGACTGGCATTTTTCAAAATTCGTCTATGGTGGACTCTGGCATGATCCAGTTATGAACGCCATAAATGCAGCAGAAGCCGAATTCAACAGAGACATAACGGGAGAGATTAGGATGAAGCTATTCGGTGGACATATCTTCAATGAGGGTGCCTGGGGAAGCACGTTCATATACAACAGGGATCTGATAAACTACAGTTCCAGTAAATTCGATCAGAGGGTATCAAAGGGCTTCATAGAGGTATACGGAAATGCCACCGTGCACTCGCATAACAGAAAAACAGCTGTTGATCAAGAGATGGCCGGATCTTATTTTGATCTATAA
- a CDS encoding MoaD/ThiS family protein: MPEGITFGEMKETLIDRFSTFIRPIEIGMYANMRPEDDQYVLKDGDTIYIFPRSSTP, from the coding sequence GTGCCAGAAGGCATTACATTCGGTGAGATGAAGGAAACCCTGATTGATCGCTTCAGTACTTTTATACGTCCAATAGAAATTGGAATGTATGCAAACATGAGGCCAGAAGACGATCAGTATGTGCTTAAGGACGGCGATACCATATACATATTCCCAAGATCTTCTACACCCTGA
- a CDS encoding ACT domain-containing protein, with protein sequence MNRRIRGDVEERTMDYLVKRPEIFTLLNTGIVNLNGLAALISRENGDLNPLSVRSALQKIMKSGRITDYRKATDDLLRKSKVTLQDKVSVITAKRKLDMDFLSVTFLTDSVVYIVDETRSKNIPRDANVERNVSLIHIFSPYDIVSTPGFALNVVQRIYAAGINILQLISCSNETMIVVNREDAVKAYSALTAY encoded by the coding sequence ATGAATAGAAGAATAAGGGGAGATGTGGAAGAGAGGACGATGGATTATCTTGTGAAAAGGCCAGAGATATTCACGTTGCTCAATACCGGCATAGTCAATCTCAATGGACTGGCAGCTCTCATAAGCAGAGAAAATGGAGATCTAAATCCGCTTTCGGTCAGGTCGGCGCTGCAGAAGATTATGAAAAGCGGAAGGATAACTGATTATCGCAAGGCTACTGATGATCTTTTAAGGAAAAGCAAAGTGACTCTGCAGGATAAGGTATCCGTTATAACGGCCAAGAGGAAGCTAGATATGGATTTTCTCTCCGTAACGTTCCTTACGGATTCTGTGGTTTATATCGTCGATGAAACAAGATCCAAGAACATACCCCGGGATGCGAATGTTGAAAGGAATGTCAGCCTGATCCACATCTTTTCGCCCTATGACATAGTTTCCACCCCTGGTTTCGCGTTGAATGTTGTTCAGCGAATATACGCTGCGGGAATAAACATATTGCAGCTCATATCATGTTCCAATGAGACCATGATAGTCGTAAATAGGGAGGATGCAGTCAAGGCTTATTCTGCGCTGACAGCCTACTGA
- a CDS encoding lyase family protein, whose translation MKLWEGGLHKDHGWNATEPFVKRDIDAERQLLKYEILSLIAYHLDLYEKCAIDRDESICIIHTLLYILRDPPSITIDYEDAHTVVENAVEDGCGKLGHNLRLYLSRNEQVHNNVLMFTVERTAKIVSDMLQCIKVLEKLETDALLPGSTHFMPAMPISARTYLNYIEESLAFHIKAIDHSVSIVSDLAYGYGSGYGSPFSGSLYTMAVMLGLGQPHKNPMFAASLYQYVFTSVVNSITQTAVFISRIAMDLIDYYRMGYVTLPDAFTTGSSLMPNKRNPDYLELLQGIASLSMSNAVMIWSTFLNKTSGYHRDFQIMKDSFVEFIDYFSDALSHFKTLIENIRFISNIQKLPDEIFATGNAWNAFKIKHDWRESYIDIGKMLKDGANIKPYEPENYIDVVEMQDLETIAEKYSDILKKWENLIEKAEKFAEGISGNAEYKGP comes from the coding sequence ATGAAGCTCTGGGAAGGGGGATTGCATAAGGATCATGGATGGAACGCGACGGAGCCTTTTGTGAAACGCGATATCGATGCAGAACGCCAGCTGTTGAAGTATGAAATACTATCGCTGATAGCCTATCATCTGGATCTTTATGAGAAATGCGCCATCGACAGGGATGAATCAATATGCATCATTCATACGCTCCTATATATTCTGAGGGATCCACCGTCGATCACCATCGACTATGAGGATGCACATACCGTTGTTGAGAATGCAGTTGAGGACGGGTGCGGAAAACTAGGTCATAATCTTCGTCTCTATCTCTCAAGGAATGAACAGGTTCACAACAACGTTCTCATGTTCACGGTTGAGAGAACTGCTAAGATTGTTTCGGATATGCTGCAGTGCATAAAAGTGCTAGAAAAACTGGAAACAGATGCTTTGCTGCCTGGATCTACACATTTTATGCCAGCGATGCCGATATCTGCCAGAACCTATCTCAACTACATAGAGGAATCGCTTGCTTTCCATATCAAAGCGATCGATCATTCCGTATCCATCGTCTCTGATCTTGCCTACGGATATGGATCCGGGTATGGAAGCCCTTTCTCCGGATCGCTTTACACCATGGCTGTGATGCTTGGACTTGGACAGCCTCATAAAAACCCTATGTTTGCCGCATCTCTTTACCAGTACGTGTTCACATCAGTCGTGAATTCAATAACGCAGACCGCGGTGTTCATCTCTAGGATCGCGATGGATCTCATTGATTATTATAGAATGGGTTACGTTACTTTGCCTGATGCATTCACAACGGGGAGCTCACTGATGCCAAACAAGAGAAATCCTGATTATTTAGAACTTCTTCAGGGTATAGCCTCACTTTCAATGTCAAATGCGGTTATGATCTGGTCCACGTTTTTGAACAAGACCTCCGGATATCATAGAGATTTTCAGATAATGAAAGATTCATTTGTAGAATTCATTGATTATTTTTCAGATGCCCTATCGCATTTCAAGACACTTATAGAAAACATTCGCTTCATCTCTAATATACAGAAGCTCCCGGATGAGATCTTTGCAACCGGAAATGCGTGGAACGCCTTCAAGATAAAGCATGACTGGAGAGAAAGCTATATTGACATAGGAAAAATGTTGAAAGATGGTGCGAATATAAAACCCTATGAACCCGAGAATTACATCGACGTGGTGGAGATGCAGGATCTTGAGACGATCGCGGAAAAGTATTCCGACATATTGAAAAAATGGGAAAACCTCATAGAAAAGGCCGAAAAATTTGCAGAAGGAATTTCAGGGAACGCTGAATACAAAGGTCCTTGA